One stretch of Bombina bombina isolate aBomBom1 chromosome 7, aBomBom1.pri, whole genome shotgun sequence DNA includes these proteins:
- the LOC128636712 gene encoding olfactory receptor 1G1-like has product MTNNNLFLPFTKGNTPSATVTNSTSLTEFFLVSFFATTNNQAVVCTGVFIMYLLAVLGNLMITAAVCLVSQLHTPMYFFLCNLSVEDIVYVSTVLPKLFVTTVTGDTSISISSCIVQLYFFALCVTVEFVLLSFMAYDRYVAICVPLHYILIMNKMMCILLASSSWFFGSIVSLFLTLMVTNLRFCDVHDINHFFCDPQTMIKISCSDTTNIIMFTSIAGVLCGCCPFVLIIISYIYIISTILKIQTSGGRSKMFSSCSSHLMVVILFCGTSISMNMKPKSEKSQKLDIILSLIYIAVVPVLNPLVYSLKNREVMKAIKKTFKTLFNYKNKTGIKNE; this is encoded by the coding sequence ATGacaaataacaatttatttctccCCTTTACAAAAGGAAATACCCCAAGTGCAACTGTAACAAACAGCACATCACTAACAGAATTCTTCCTAGTGTCATTTTTTGCTACCACAAACAACCAAGCTGTAGTATGTACAGGAGTTTTTATCATGTATCTGCTGGCTGTGCTTGGTAACCTAATGATTACTGCAGCTGTGTGCCTGGTGTCTCAACTTCACACACCAATGTATTTCTTCCTGTGCAATCTGTCAGTTGAAGACATCGTATACGTCTCTACGGTTTTGCCAAAACTTTTTGTCACCACTGTCACCGGAGATACCAGCATTTCTATCTCAAGCTGTATTGTACAGCTGTATTTCTTTGCATTATGTGTTACTGTAGAATTTGTATTATTGTCTTTCATGGCTTATGACCGCTATGTGGCTATTTGTGTTCCTCTGCATTATATACTCATTATGAACAAAATGATGTGTATTCTTTTAGCCAGTTCCTCCTGGTTTTTTGGAAGCATTGTATCATTATTTTTAACTTTGATGGTGACTAACTTGAGATTCTGTGATGTACATGACATTAACCATTTCTTCTGTGATCCTCAAACTATGATAAAGATCTCTTGCAGTGACACCACAAACATTATAATGTTTACCAGTATTGCTGGTGTATTATGCGGATGTTGTCCTTTTGTACTCATCATAATCTCCTATATCTACATCATATCGACCATCCTGAAGATTCAGACCTCAGGAGGAAGAAGTAAGATGTTCTCCAGCTGTTCCTCACATCTCATggttgttattttattttgtgggaccTCAATAAGTATGAACATGAAACCAAAGTCTGAAAAGTCACAGAAACTAGATATAATCCTCTCATTAATTTATATTGCTGTGGTTCCAGTGTTAAATCCACTAGTCTACAGCTTAAAAAATAGAGAGGTCATGAAAGCCATTAAAAAGACCTTCAAAACATTGTTTAACTATAAGAATAAAACTGGGATAAAGAATGAATAG